In the genome of Pelmatolapia mariae isolate MD_Pm_ZW linkage group LG4, Pm_UMD_F_2, whole genome shotgun sequence, the window tagtaccggtaccgaaaaaaagaagatttattcataacacacgtgaaaagacccaggaaaaccgagttaacgataaaaacaataacaaaataacgctgaaaaccgataaaaaccctgaaaaccatacatttcacacctgagcctcaactctcgcggcccggtaccaaacgactcacggaccggtaccggtccgaggcccgggggttggggaccgctggtgtagaagaagaattatagaaggagcaattaatcagaaggactgtagattttgaccaattaattgagtaatctgatattcttgcaaaagagtttatcaattcaatcaccccagagatattggtttgtgagttttggagaaaaagtaacacatcatctgcataaaggctgattttatgttccacgttcttgcattttatgcccttaattactgaattctgtctcattgctgctgctagtggttcaataaaaattgcaaacagtgaaggggagagtgggcatccctgcctggtgcccctcaggagacagaagctggaggatgtttggtcatttgttttgacacaagctgttggggaattatataatatttttaaccagttaatgaaagaggttccaaaaccaaatttgtgtaaagttgcaaatagaaatttccagttaactctgtcaaatgctttttctgcgtctaaagaaaatattgtagtttcgaTGTTTtcactgtatgagtagtctatcaaattaagtaatctatgtgtatttgttgatgagtgccgaccttttatgaaaccagtttggtcaggatgaattaagaggggggttattttctctaatctctttgagagagctttgtagattattttaaggtctacatttataagggatattggacgatagcttgagggatatacagggtctttgcctggttttagcaggagattaatgtttgcagaattcatatttgatggaagtctgcccttttctttgatttccaacaacgttctgtaaaaaactggtgccagaatcgtccagaattctttgtggaattctgcaggaaagccgtctggacctggagccttattattgggcatacttatcagggcttcctggagttcacctgacATCAGTGGTGAATCCAGTGACATTGCTTGAGtttctaataattttggaagagttatgttgtccaaaagctgatcaatttcctttttagatgggtttatttgtggtgaatacagcGTTTTATCGatatctctgaaaatgttgtttatttgtttcgggtcatatattgtgttcccagatgaatcttgaacagcacatatagttgttttttatttatttatttttagctggtttgctagaaattgaccggatttattaccatgttcataattttgtaagcgtagtctttgtactaagaattttgttttttaatctattatctcatttaattctagtttcgttttgcgtattttgttcaatatttgttgatcttggtgggacacgTAGGCTTCTTCGagggatttgatgtttttttctaattcctgaatatttttgttttcttctttctttttatgtgatgagaaagaaatgattttacctctcatcacagctttccctgcttcccatagaacagaagctgatgttccgggagtgtcattatagtctaaatatagagtccattcttttttaaaatatttaataaattcttcatctttaagcagtgatgtattaaatctccagtttttacttggcgtagtattattcttgtgcattagtgttaaagatataGGAGCATGATcactgacagctatagggtgaatctcagtgtctgaaatgtcactcagcagtgagctgaacTGCACtgaactatttaaattttcagctttttccttttaaacaaatttaaagtgaaacaacacgaaacactgcaaaccacaacacaattaaatataaattaaaatatgaaaacaaaaagaagatgcacattctctgtcatatgggcctgcatgaataaactttctgaatcctttatcatccacaactgaaaatagttgtggatgattactatacctttctaatgtgatgttgttgtccctggctctctttctctctcgttccctcctgctctgttcctgtgctactgcaagtgtaactaccgccccttgcccctcttcccagcgcaaagcacaaggctcgcgtgcggagtgaagcggaaaaaaagtgcgagagagggggtgagagaaagaaaaaaaaaaaccacggctcccaataaggaacCGGCTcacgtcgttcacttcaaagagccggctctaagagctgtttcgttcgcgaccgacacatcactagaagctgtgtcccagaattcatagcgcggccctgctcagtttccaacaatggcggcagctagttagttttaatattactcttattattctttctgggtcacaaaataaacgtttaacatattttcaggcgagaatgtagctgtgtaaacttcaaatatctgctcagtttatcaagacaccacatattttcaaaagcaccccgacgttttcggagacgtctgttacccaccagctcgatagctagcctgGGTTCAAGGCTccctagagccggtgagaacaccggactccaggcaaatcgttttcaaacccaccgccgtcttttgctactcaggttaaacatgatatataagtcacttagataacttagataaaaatgttattatttggcttttttcagtattttatttgttcctgagtaaatcggtttggctgagattaaagttatagtttttacacagctgaataaacgtcaagcagacagctgattatcagaagtgtgagatgctcgagaatttactccggtgtcctgttatattttagatagcaaggagcagacagctgagtttattaaactccaacgaaacaatctgcaaatttcattaaaattcaataaactatcatcttgtctttatttttagttagcacataccttaaacacttcaagctgtaagctaatgatagttatataagagcagatgcatgctggtgcaataagctgtacgttgtatgtccaatggatgcatgatctgattagtcgactaatcgcaaaaataatcggtgactagtcgactatcaaaataatcatttgtggcagccctactggTCATGATATGGGTTTGTATATCTgctgagagggaaacatgaagatgaaaccaggagatgtccttactgaatcatcagagctgaacaggtgatggagaaacagatttaccttttaggtgacatgaatgagttgaagggaagttatgaactgtttctgagagacaaaaaacaccaggatccttttctacgtagctgacagctggtaaatgtgcaggggcgggtctagcaaagttttgccagggggccaggtagggcattaacagggaaaagggagcacaaagaaatactttcttattctcatttaaaatgtctagcttttattaaataatcatctgaatcttacaatcaaagtttttatctgatgtaaaatttatagaaatcatacatataccaacaagacagtgtacatcactgtcacaacagcgtctattttcattcaaaggctttatgactattcctataatacctggtggtctctagtcaaattgtctatgggcaactgactgcactcagaccaaagggggctgaataattacgcacaccccacttttcagttatttatttgtaaaaaatgtttggaatcatgtatgattttcgttccacttctcacgtgtacaccactttgtattggtctttcaagtggaattccaataaaatcgattcatgtttgtggctgtaatgtgacaaaatgtggaaaagttcaaggggttcgaatacttttgcaagccactgtatatgaaAACCTGTGGCTGATGGCGGTGTTCACTGCACCACTTGCTAAACTCTTTTCTTCAGAGAAAGCATTTTTAATTACACAGCCTAAATAGACtgacttgttgtttttgtgccagGGGCGGTCGGAACGAGCCCTGCCCAGAGCAGCCTCCCCCTTGCCGAGTGTGAATGAAGAGGATCCTGTCCTCAACTGAGCTTGACCCTGATGTCCTGGAAAGCATGTACTCCCTAGGGTGCTTCAGAGATCGGGTTAAACTCACACAGGACCTTACAAGTGAGGAGTGAGTAAATACAACACAGAAATGTCCACTTTTACATGGTCATacatagggatgggtatcgaaaaccggttctccTCTGCCACCCCTCCCCCTGTGTCGCAGGTCACACCGCAAGGTTCGCCGCTGCCCACCCCGCTGGGCATGCCTGTGCACCAACTCCAACACCCTTCCTCCACcacccctccctcctcttcctcctcgtctTCTTCCTCCAGAGCGGACGGAGCCGGAGGGGCCTCGCTGTCGCTGACCCCGCCCTCCAGACCGGGGGGCAGTGGTGGGATGGCCGCCTCGGGCTCTGCTCACTGGAGATCCAGGCTCAACTCATTGAAGAACAACCTTCTGGGCTCTCCGTGCTTCCACAGGCGCAAACTACAAGGTGAATAAGgagtttaaaacacacacaattaaTATTGGTATTGGATCGATACTGGAGCGACAAGATCGATACTGGTTTCTATCCTCTGTGTTCAGTATGTAGCCGACTGAATTCTGtttaataaatactttttttttttttgaaaatgaaaaatatgccTCAAACAGGCCGGATGAAAAACATTGTAACCTTTGTTTGTTGATTTTATTCGTAGCCTACAGCTGACCCAAAGTCGTTTAGAGAAAGACACATTGACATTCCAGGTCTCCAACAAAGTTTGTTTCAAAATTCATGAAAGGCTgaacagggtttttttgttgtctgAACTTTTTTAATGTTCAAAGTAAAAGTCACAGGGATTTAGTGGTGAAGAAGATTTATCTTGTAAGTCATGACACACTGCCCTCCACTACATAAACTGCACTTATTGGTTGAACGTATCACTGTTGGTATCGGCATCGGTTTTGGCCATGTAAGTACTTGGTATTGGATCAATACCAGAATTTACAATATGTCACACCTCTACTGGGAGGATGTACGATGGCCCTCAAAGGTCAAACGCACTTCAAAttaaaaaacgaaacaaaacacCAGCACATAGAAAAATGctacaaaagcacacaaacacacacgagcGAGTGTTTTTTGGGGAGACGGTAACGTCATGGACCAGCTGCAGAAGTGACAAGCTAATGGCAAACAGCTAATAGCAAACATTTATCTACAGTATTAAATGAATCACATCTTTTTGTCCCTCAAGGTAACTGCCTCAGAGGACTCCTTTACATGCTCTGGTTTCAGTCACGTTATTTCCTGTCCAAAAACACCAacatttgctggtgttttcttaagctgcagtgcatttgacctctcaggCCACCGTAGAGATGCCTGACTTACATTATCATATTAGAAAGAGAGAACATGTGGAGCTTGTTATATGGTTTTAGACACTGTTAGACTTTGATTTGCAGTTCAGCCTAAAACACTCAGCAGCAACATAGCTGAAAAAGAGTAAATGACAGTAAATCGTCATCTTTCACTAAATAACTAGGTAACTTTTACCAGTTTTACTGTGCTTCAcccaaaagccaaaaaaaactcTGTTACTGTGGGCTGACACATCAAGAATGAAAATACATGTTGCTTAGCTCTCCACTGTGATGTGTGATATTACTGTGTTATCGACTGACTTGGTTGTAGTTGTGCTTTCTCGTCCTTTTTTAGTGAATTTAACCTTTAATCTCTGTGCTGTGTCAGTGCTTATGGATGAGTGAGCcattatttttctatttgtactgtataaaaCGTGTGACTGAAACTAATCTGATTAATTTGCAGGCTGGTGAAGCGGTCCTGGTTTGGTAACTTCATCACGCTGGAGAAAGAGGAGCAGATCTTTGTCTTGATCAGAGACAAGCCGCTCAGCTCTATCAAGGCTGACATCGTCCAAGCTTTTCTCTCCGTGAGTGCAGACAAACTTAGATAAGCTTAGACATACTTGTGCGATTCCCACAGCGGTGTTAAACGCACAAATTTGAGATTCGATCGTCATCACTTAGcatcacttttttctttgtcttctgcaGATCCCATCCCTCTGCCACCGTGTGGTGTCTCAGAATAGTTTCCGGGCAGAATACAAGTCCTCTGGTGGTCCTTCTGTCTTCCAGAAACCTGTCAAATTCCAAGTATTACTCCGTTCTTATTACCTCCTCAGCTCTAACAGAAGTGTTTTGCATGTTGTCAGTTGTAAGGAATAAGCACTTTTGACGAACGCTTTGAAGTTCTAAAACCTTTTGGTGGAAGTACTCCTTCCTTAAAAGAATTGAGGGTTATAAAAGTTCTTAAAACCCCATTTGTGGATCTTTGTTTAACACTTTTTCAACATAACATAAAACGAAGCTTTGAGGGACGTAAATGTACAGTGATTGGTCTAGATGGTAAATGtagggggtgtccaaattcataggctgcatcctcctgaggacccggccttcacgGTCTACGTGGACTCGGTCCTCCGAAGGCCGGGTAGGCCGTAAGTGAgcggctgtgaaatgggacagtcTAGTCTTCAgttttgcgtcaccgctgtctcgatggagtttaataaactcagtcGTCTGCTCCttgttatctaaaatataacaaacaggacactggcgtaaatcctcgaccatctcacacttctgtttaatcagttttccgtttgacgtttattcagctgtgtgaaaactataactttaatcacagccaaactgatttactcaggaacaaataaaacactgaaaaaagccaaacaatgacatttttaagttatctgagtgacttatatatcatgtttaacctgagtagcgaaagggggtttgaaaacgatgtgccgggagttcgcTGTACTCGCCCTGGCTAGCTAtcaagctggtgggtaacagacgtctccgaaactGTCGGAGCATTATATGCAAATATCTAATGTCTTGATAaattgagcagatatttgaagtttacacagccacattcttgcctgaaaatatcttaaaagtttattttgtgacccagaagagtaagataagataagataagataagataagataagataagataagagtaatattaaaactaagtagctgccgccattgttggaaactggaattggctgggctgcgctatgcattctgggataggttgggccacaaaggatacacccgacccatccttcaaatctggggaaatgaaggacgcatttggaggagtcttcgaatttggacagcctttgtCGCGTCACTGTGATGTAATCAGCCTACAAAAGTGGCCTGAtgctatgaatttggacacccctgtaAACTAAGTAGCGCACAAAATAAGATGTAaaactaaaatgtaaatgttagcaAAGGACAAACAGTTGGCCCTATGAATGAACCAAAACAGGGCAAAATTAACCTATTTTGAAGTCAAGTGAAGGCCTTATGTGATGGACGAAGTAAGATGCGATGTTGACTTATTAAAACGAGTGAAACTAGCTAGCTAGCCAATTTATAGAACGAAGGCCCCAAATGCTGGAGTCAAGgcagagaaaataacaaaaagcaagAAACAGATATccaaaatttttttaaaaagaaataaaaaaatcgTCATTTACAAAGAATACACTAGGAGAGGTACACAGATGCTTCATCAAAGGAAATAGGGGAGACGGGAATATGAGTGGAGACAACTGGGGAACAAGCCAtagctgaaaacaagtgaagacAATCAGACCAACAAGAAGTCTAAACCAAGcactagagcaggggtgtcgaactccaggcctcgagggccggtgtcctgcaggttttagatatcaccctgggtcaacacacctgaatcacatgattagttcattaccaggcttctggagaacttcaagacatgttgaggaggtaatttagccatttaaatcagctgtgttggatcaaggacacatctaaaacctgcaggacaccggccctcgaggtcTGGAGTTCGACGCCAGGCCTCGATTCCTCTTTTACGAGTTTTCTCGTAAAAGAGGAATCGACCCAAAACATAATGACTAAACACAGTGACTAGAAACTCACCCTGAGCACCATACAGAGGAACACTGGATAGGCAGGAGTAACAAAgtcaacagagaaaaaaaaatacaaagatttTACAAAAAGTTGtttaaagcgctttgagtgctcatacagagtagaaaagcgctatctaagaaccagtccatttacaaaACGGGAACGAATGACAAGGCCAAAGATCAAAGAACTGCATTCACTGAAGCCGCTATGTAAACTAAACAGAAGCTGTCACTCACTGGGAGAATGAACCTATCCAGCATATGGTGGTAATGGTGTTCATTATTCAGGCTTTTATCAAAGAACTGGGAGCTGCAGGGTACTTGAAGAGGTCTTATAATATACTGAAGATCATATAAAGAAAGTCTTTGTCTGCCTGTATTTTAattgaaaataataattaaaattaatttaaaaaaagtttttatagtCTAATCTTCCATGGAGTACGGCTGAAAGTTGCTCGGTTTATTTTACAAACTCTTTAGCCAAGGTAATCTGGTGTCACTATGTGCAGAATTTGAAAATTTCCAATGACAAAGAAAgtgagcgttttcaaaaatgcAGCAATTACGTGGGCGCTTTGATTTCCAGAGTCCTTTTCCTCCCGTAGGTGGACATCGCTTTTtctgagggagagagggagcgagagagggaACGAGCAGAGAGAGAAGGGAGACGAGAGCTGGGCATTTACAGCGTGACCTTCACTTTAATATCAGGTAGGAGACCAGAGTCCTAACGCTTCCACATGTGAGGAGTTACCAGACAGATGCAAATGAATGCTGCACTGTGTCAGGGGCATACTTGTGTTTCTGCAACCTCACCCATTCAGCAGATTAAAGCAGAACATCTGTGAGTTAAGGTTTGGTTAAACAAGGGGAAAAGGGGGGAAATTAGCCATGTGATACGtctaaaacaaatttaatattCAACCGATGGAGGAAAAATGTCTCATTTTATAGTTTAAGATTTATAGTATTAGATGAGAAGTCAGTGATGAACACATTGGAAAATACACTatttttttgcagctgcttcacaataaaagcccaGCTTGTTTTCCTGGAAGATCTACAGCGTTAGGAGCAAGAAACAGGAAGGCTGACACTAATGAAACTGTATTACTGTCTGTTATATGCATGTGTTATTTCATGTCATTTCTTCAAAATCTGTTTGAATCCACTGTGATGATGGTTGACTGCATTCCTAAAGGTGACAAATACAAGATAGAGAAAATTACTGAAACGATCACAAACACTTAAACTGGGTCTAACAGCACCCGATTTATCAGCTAACAGAGGAAAATACAGTGCTAACTAAAGTCTTTAGATTTTGCTGTGGAAATCAGAAAATGTGTGCAGTGATGTGCAGTTGAGCTTAACAGACGGTATTTGGTaggaccacctttattcttcaacatacCTTGAACTCTCTCAGGCAAGTTTTCTCcttatttctttaagtagtcctcaggaatagttctccaaggttcttgaaggacattcaaagctcttctttggatgttggctgccttttgttctgtcctctgtcaagatgatcccacacggctctggggaggccaatccatgaccgaTTGTGTTCCATTGTgcgtttttctatccaggttaTGTTTTTACTGGATTGGAAGTGTGTTTAGTattattgtcatgctgaaaaatgaagccattgctaatcagacactttccagatAGTACTGTCACTGTTGTACCTTTCTGCTAACCTTCTCAGTACATGTTGACAAAGACGTGTTAGTACTGACTTTCAGTCCAGTTCCTGTGTATCtctaaaagttgattctgttcacctggacgtagcgttttgtgggagaaacgtttcgtcactcatccaagtgacttcttcagtctcagctgactgcaggtttccccaatcttataaacagtacatttgcataatgactgaaaccatcccactgaaggaacaaagggctgggaggtcagttccttcatcattaatatgcaaattctcatgaccattgatcaaagaccgttcacagagagttggggaatggctgcattttaagatggtgaaagatgtacgcttaggccccctccttgattcagagatggtctttcccatgagaggtcagtggttgttgatcaatggtcatgagaatttgcataattatgatgaaggaactgacctcccagcccattgttccttcagtgggctggtttcagtcattttgcaaatgtactgtttataagattggggaaacctgcagtcagctgagactgaagaagtcacttggatgagtgacgaaacgtttctcccacaaaatactacgtccagatgaacagaatcaacttttggagattcacttacctggatgattgagaatgcatcaagacagtTCCTGTGTAATTTGGCCAACCTCAGCCTTCCCCCTGTTTCCCTTCCACTGAGATCATTTCTGATGATCAACTGAAGGGCAGTTCAGCTCTCAGGTCCTGtgccaggtctttgctggatttcttcctgtttcttaaggacatgactttcacatACTGTTCATCAGCTTTTAGGCCTGCTgcctcttcttttgtcctccacttgtcacACACatcatgctgagatatgccaagaATTTACTTAATAGCATAGCCCCTCTAGTGGGCAATGAAGGTATTCCATGTGGGTCTGCATATTAAGAACTTATTGATACTTggaggatttttcttttcttttgttgattattgttttggataaataaaaagGGATAAAGGTATTCTAATCTAGGTTTTGGTATTTAGCTTAGATATACTAGGAAAGCCTTACAGGAGAAACGCATCTAATAAAACAAATTCATCCATTTGGTTCTTGCTACCAACACTCCTGTTTTTGACATGTTTTTCATCTTGGACTCATCATATCTCCTCATAGAAAAGAACTGTCAAGCATGTAATGGAGCAGTTTAACAAGTAAATGATCAGAAGATCAAACTGTATTActgaaaatacaaagaaatacttCATATTCTACATGTGTGATGATCAGAGTTTTGATTAAAGGTTTGGGTGGGCCAAATATGACCCAAAAGGAGTTACTGAACCCATAAACTCAACAGGTAAGTGTTCACAAAGGTCGAGTTCAGATAGCTGTTTTTCAATTCCTTCCAAAGGATAGGAAGTCGTTTTCCAACCAGAGATATTGCCATCTGGTGCAGGTTTAAGGTGCTTTCGCATCGGTTTTATTGTTCTGACTCAGAAGCTGTTTCCACTTTTTATGCTGTCTGTGGATAAACCCAGTAGAAATTGGACTTTTAGACTACTGTCCTTTTACCTAAAATACTAACTCATAAGTGacatattgatttttttcctctattCAGGTCCGAGCCGCAGATTCAAAAGGGTAGTGGAAACCATTCAAACTCAGTTACTGAGTACTCATGATCAGCCTTCTGTGCAGGCATTGGTTGGTGAGTAGCACCAACACACCACCAACAGCACACGGAGTAGTAGCTTGTTAGCTTTACTTTATCTCTCCCTAACTTTACCTCTTGCCGTTTAGATGAGAAGAACGGTCAGCTTTCCCGCCAGCCCAGCACTCTTACACGTCAGAACTCCAGGAGATCTGAAAGCGGATCGGAGCGGGGAGAGGGGGAGCATGCGGCAGATGGGGGGAGCAGTAGCAGAAGCAGCAGCGGAGCCGTCTTACAAAGACGAGGGTCGGGGAAAGACAAGGCCAGACTCTCGCCGTCCAACGGGACACAGGCTCACCCTTGAAAAGAATGTTGTGGAAGAGAAGTGAGGGCCC includes:
- the LOC134625706 gene encoding serine/threonine-protein kinase BRSK2-like, producing MGIENRFSSATPPPVSQVTPQGSPLPTPLGMPVHQLQHPSSTTPPSSSSSSSSSRADGAGGASLSLTPPSRPGGSGGMAASGSAHWRSRLNSLKNNLLGSPCFHRRKLQVLMDELVKRSWFGNFITLEKEEQIFVLIRDKPLSSIKADIVQAFLSIPSLCHRVVSQNSFRAEYKSSGGPSVFQKPVKFQVDIAFSEGERERERERAEREGRRELGIYSVTFTLISGPSRRFKRVVETIQTQLLSTHDQPSVQNFTSCRLDEKNGQLSRQPSTLTRQNSRRSESGSERGEGEHAADGGSSSRSSSGAVLQRRGSGKDKARLSPSNGTQAHP